From the genome of Alicyclobacillus sp. SO9:
GAGGAGTTTTTGCTGTGAAGTTAGATTTATTCAGTAAGGGCGGATTGTACAACTTTCTCGAAGGCGGATGCTCTGTTGAAGATGCCGGTGAGGCAACGGATATCTGTGTTTGGCTTTTGGAGAATTTAGGGTCTCCTGATGCGGAACTTCGGGACGGTTTGTCCTTCACCATCCTGGCGAAAATACTCATGGAAACCCCAAACCTCGAAGGCAGCCATTTAAAGCAAGTCCTTCAGACTGCGATAGATGATGAACACTTGTTTTACCGCATTGGTGAGACAGGTTCGGATTCTGTCTTCATGCGCAGCTTCTCGGTTCTGGTTGTAGCCGCAGTGCTGGAACGAGATGGCCGAGATAATTTGTTGGATACGGACACAGTCAGAGAGGCGATTGCGGCTGTTCTCCGCTACGCTTTGGAGGAAGAGGACAAGCGCGGCTATGTTGCCAAGAAGGGATGGGCTCACTCTGTGGCGCATACGTCCGATGCACTCGACAGTTGCATTGTGCACCGATATATTACTGTCGAGCAGACGGACCTTGCTCTGGATGCATTGAGACATCTAATTATGAGCCGGGATTACTTGGTGCATGATGAAGACGGGAGACTGGCTGAGACCGTCTATCGAATGGTCAAGCTGAATCGAGTAGAGTTTGATATTGTGAAAGACTGGATGCCGGGCTTTGCACAGCATACGTACGGGACTTCTCTCGAACCAAGTGCACCTGGGTGGAACGCACAGAATTTTTTACGTCGTTTATACCTGCGGTTGCACTGGGCAGGTGACAGCGATTACTTTAAAGCTGTCGTAGAGGAAACTTTGAAAAGCGTAGACCCGCTGGCAATCCAATCTTGAGTATTTTTGTGTCTGATGACAGTGTTCCCCTTCGGGTAACCTTACCGAGGGGGAAGATTTTGGGCAAGTCCACTCCTATTTTATCCTTTCCCACTGATGTAGTATTCAGATTCAGAGCATAGACTTGCATATACGGTAACCGATAGAGCCCAAGAAAACGAAAATATGAAAAATGATTGACAGAATAAAATAGTCTGAATATAATGTTTACAATCTCTACAGATCGTCGACGGTCGACGGTCGACCAACACTGCTGTCGCAGAGTCCATGGGGGCAAAGCAATTCAATAGAGTTAGGGGGGACGACTTGGATACGCCGATTGTCCGGTCAGAGTCATTGGCCCAGCAGGTATATCGTTACCTGAGACATAACATTCTGACAGGGAACATGAGTCCTGGAGAGCGAATTGTTGAAACTCGACTTGCTGCAGACCTGAACACGAGCCGCAGTCCTGTTCGAGAGGCTTTGCGGATGCTGATGGTTGAGGGACTTGTATCCGATAAGGATGGCAACCTGCAAGTGTTTGACCCGTCATTCGAAGATTTTCGCGAACTCTACGAGCTTCGGCTTGCACTAGAATCTGAAGCAGCGAGACACGCAGCTGTGAGGATTACGGTAAATCAATTGGAGCAGTTACAACAGAACATCGAAGTTACGAAACAAGTTATTGCAGACGGAGAAATGGAAAAACTCATTCAGCTGAATAGTGAGTTTCACGGCATCGTTCTCGACGCATCAGGGAATCGTCGGTTTCTTCAATCGGTGCGAAACATTGAAGCTTTAATTAACTATTACAGCTATATTATTTTCCGAAAAAACAACATGCAGACCAATATTGTTGAAGAACACGGAAAGATCCTTCGAGCCATGGCCCATCATGACGCAGAAGCAGGATACCATGCAATGTACAGTCATATCTATCGAGATTTGAGTGTAGTCAAACCCGTTTATGATGAAAAGCGAGACGTGCGCTAAGAACGATTTTTAGAGCACAGAGGATGGACAGTTAGGTAAGTACAGGCGAGCAGACATATTCATAGACCGAAGATTTAGTATATTCATATAACAGGGGGGTTCTTTTGTGAACGGCAAAACACTGGTGACGTCCATGGCTTTACTGGTTGGTCTCGGAACCGTTACAGCTTGTGGTAGTACTACGGGAACATCTGGTTCAGGAAACTCATCTCAAAACTCGGCATCTGGCGGCGGCAGCGCATCGAGTGCGGCCAGCACTTTGAAAATAGGATTGGACGCGGCTCCTCCAAAACTTGACCCGTCACTTTCCACATCGTTAGTCTCTCGGCAAGTCATGGTGAACATTTTTGACACTCTGGTAAAGATCGGACCAGACAACAAGTTGCAGCCGGACTTAGCGACGAAATGGCATGTGTCGAACGGCGGGCTCACGTATACGTTCACCCTGAGACAAAACGTGAAGTTTCAGGACGGAACAACTTTTGACGCGAAGGCAGTCAAATTCAACCTAGACCGGGATATGCAGAAGATTTCTCCGCGGCACAGTTCTCTGTCAGCGATTAAGAGTGTTACGACTCCAAACAGTTCAACGGTCGTTTTGACATTGAGCAAGCCTTTCAGTCCTCTCTTAACCATTCTTGCAGGGCGGTCCGGAATGATGGTGTCGCCGGCAGCGGTTAAAAAAGAAGGTTCAAAGTTTACCAACCATCCTGTCGGAACGGGACCCTTTGAGTTCAAGACTGAGGTTAAAGGCGATCACATTACATTGGTGCGCAACCCTAAATACTGGGGTGGAGAGCCAAAAATTAAGACTGTTGAATATAAGATTTTCACAGACCCCAATGTTGAAACAACAAATCTGAAATCAGGTGCAGTTCAGATGGTAGATACGGTGCCGGCTTCAGAACTGGCGTCTGTTAAGAGCAACAGTCAATTAAAAATTGTAAACAAGCCCAGCTTGGGATTTCAGGGAATTTATATGAACGTGAAAGCCAAACCATTTACAAACCAATACCTGCGCGAGGCAGTCAATTTGGCCATTAACCGCCAAGCTCTCGTCAATGTTGCACTGAAAAATGCAGCAGTCCCGGGATACAGCGCATTCAGCCCCGCGTCACCGGCTTACAACAAGAAGGAGGATACGCCGCCCACGCCTAATGCTGCGAAGATAAAACAGCTTTTACAAAAAGGCGGCGCTCCAAGTGGCTTTAAGTTTACGTTCCAGACTGCAGCAAACTCTGTCAACACGCAGATTGCGCAGATTATTCAGCAGATGTTGAAAAAATACGGTATTCAAATGAGTATCAAGCAGCTAGATTTCGGAACCCTGCTTAACAACTCTGAGAATGGGAATTTTCAGGCTATGCAACTCGGTTGGTCCGGGCGCGTCGATCCAGACCAGAACATTTACAGCTTCATGCATACAGGCGGACCTCTGAACTCATCGCAGTTCAGCAATAAGAAGGTGGACCAACTGTTAACCCAAGCTCGCACCATCACGAGCATGCCAAAGAGAGCCGAGTTGTACGCTCAAATTTCTCAGATTATTCACCAACAGGCACCATACGCCTACTTGTATCATCAGGACAACATCATTGCCTACAGCAAGAAGGTTCAAGGATTTCAGTATTACGCTGATGGCTTAATCCGCGTAGCAAATCTCTCACTGTCCTAACTCCAACACGTACAGATAGAGCGGAATAATTGGTGTTACTGTCACTGTGCTCTGCGAAAAGTGCAAAAGGGGGGGGATCCCCTCTTTTGCGCTCTCAGCAGACAGCACGGCTAGAAGTTATGTTGTCTGGTGTCACGTCCGGTTTCGTAGACAAACCTGATTTTATCCACTGTGTGGGGGTCGTTCCATGAATTATGTTGCTAAGCGCCTCATCACCGTCATTCCAGTCCTGTTCATCTTATCAATCCTGGTGTTTGGCCTCATTCATCTGATTCCGGGAGGTCCGGCACAGGCAGTTCTGGGTCAGGAAGCAACACCGTCCGCTTTGGCCGCACTGAGGGCCCAGCTGGGCTTAAATCAGCCCGTTCCAATTCAATACACCACTTGGTTGTGGCACGCCCTTCACGGCAATCTGGGGACTTCTCTGGTAAACGGAGAGCCGGTCACACTGCTTATTATGCAGCGGTTGCCAGAAACACTTGAGCTGGCAATTGGAACCATTGTTGTTGCAGTCCTTGTGTCGTTTCCGTTTGGTATCATGGCGGCCGTTTACCGTGGCAAATGGGCTGATACTGCGGCTCTTTTCGCTTCGACAATTGGAATTGCAGTTCCGCCGTTTTGGCTGGGGCTTGTGTTACTCATTCTGTTCACTGTGAAATGGCATCTGTTCCCGTCTTCCGGATATGTTCCAATTTGGGATAATGTTGGCCAAAACCTTCGGGTAATGCTTCTGCCGATTGTTGCAACCGGCGTGCGTGAAGCAGGAGTTCTCATGAGAATGCTCAGATCCAGTCTTTTGGACATCCTTGACGCTGACTTTATTCGCACTGCTAGGGCCAAAGGACTTCGCGGATGGGCCGTAATTGTTGGTCATGCATTGCAAAATGCGCTGATTCCAGTCATAACGACAGGCGGACTGGAAATTGCGGCGCTTCTTGGCGGACTGGTCATCACTGAGCAGATGTTTTCACTGCCTGGATTCGGCACGCTATTGATTCAAAGTATCTTTAGCCGCGACTATACAACGGTTCAAGGTGCAGCTTTGTTTGTCGCTGTAGGCGTAGTTCTTGTCAATGTCGTGGTTGACATCTTCTACGGCATCGCTGACCCGCGAATGAGACTAGGAAAGGGGGCGTAAAAATTGGCAATTGCCAGTAATCCAGCCTCAAATCCACAGACTTTACCGCCATCTGGCGGGAAAGTGACACGCACGTCGCGTTGGTTTCGGAAGATGTGGCGAAACAGGTCACTTGTTTTGGGCGGGGCGATTGTTGCTGTCATTCTTATCTCTGCCGTTTTTGCGCCGCTGTTGACCCCTTATTCGCCCACCGAGCAGAACTACACGGAAATTCTCCAGCCGATGAGCGCCCATCACTGGCTTGGTACAGACCCTGTGGGTCGTGACATCTTATCTAGAATTCTAATTGGTGCCAGGACATCAATGGAAGTCTCCTTTGGAGCTGTTGCAATAGGTATGCTTGTTGGTATCCCCGTAGGTTTGTTTTCCGGATTTTACGGCGGGTTTATGGATAATTGGGTGATTATGCGAGTCGTTGATGCGCTGCAAGCTTTTCCTTTCTTGATTCTTGCTTTGGTACTGGCTGCCATGTTAGGCCCTGGCATCGGAAATGCGATGTTCGCAATTGCCATAGGGTATCTGCCCATATTCATTAGAATTACAAGAGGACAAGTGATTGCGGAGATGAACAAGGATTATGTTGAGGCCGCAAAAATGGTCGGAGCCTCGCCAATGCGCATCATGTTCAAGCACATCTTAAGGAATGTGACAACTCCCCTTATCGTACAAGGTACCATTGCGATGGCCAGCGGCATTGTCGCAGAAGCCAGTCTGAGTTACTTGGGGTTGGGACCCAAACCTCCAACCGCCAGTTGGGGAACCATGATTCAGACGGCGCAAGGATACATGTCACAAGCACCGTGGTTTGGCCTCATCCCGGGCTTTGCGATTGTCATTGCAGTTCTGGGTTTCAACATGCTGGGAGAAGGTCTTCAGGACCTGTGGAATCCAAGAAATCGAAATAGATAGATTCACTTCAGTGAACATGTAAGGCTTGAGAAAGGAGCAGCGGATGTGAACTTCGATACATTATGTAATCCTTACGCATCACGACGAACAACAGTTTATGGAAACAGGGCAATG
Proteins encoded in this window:
- a CDS encoding DUF2785 domain-containing protein, whose translation is MKLDLFSKGGLYNFLEGGCSVEDAGEATDICVWLLENLGSPDAELRDGLSFTILAKILMETPNLEGSHLKQVLQTAIDDEHLFYRIGETGSDSVFMRSFSVLVVAAVLERDGRDNLLDTDTVREAIAAVLRYALEEEDKRGYVAKKGWAHSVAHTSDALDSCIVHRYITVEQTDLALDALRHLIMSRDYLVHDEDGRLAETVYRMVKLNRVEFDIVKDWMPGFAQHTYGTSLEPSAPGWNAQNFLRRLYLRLHWAGDSDYFKAVVEETLKSVDPLAIQS
- a CDS encoding GntR family transcriptional regulator encodes the protein MDTPIVRSESLAQQVYRYLRHNILTGNMSPGERIVETRLAADLNTSRSPVREALRMLMVEGLVSDKDGNLQVFDPSFEDFRELYELRLALESEAARHAAVRITVNQLEQLQQNIEVTKQVIADGEMEKLIQLNSEFHGIVLDASGNRRFLQSVRNIEALINYYSYIIFRKNNMQTNIVEEHGKILRAMAHHDAEAGYHAMYSHIYRDLSVVKPVYDEKRDVR
- a CDS encoding ABC transporter substrate-binding protein — encoded protein: MNGKTLVTSMALLVGLGTVTACGSTTGTSGSGNSSQNSASGGGSASSAASTLKIGLDAAPPKLDPSLSTSLVSRQVMVNIFDTLVKIGPDNKLQPDLATKWHVSNGGLTYTFTLRQNVKFQDGTTFDAKAVKFNLDRDMQKISPRHSSLSAIKSVTTPNSSTVVLTLSKPFSPLLTILAGRSGMMVSPAAVKKEGSKFTNHPVGTGPFEFKTEVKGDHITLVRNPKYWGGEPKIKTVEYKIFTDPNVETTNLKSGAVQMVDTVPASELASVKSNSQLKIVNKPSLGFQGIYMNVKAKPFTNQYLREAVNLAINRQALVNVALKNAAVPGYSAFSPASPAYNKKEDTPPTPNAAKIKQLLQKGGAPSGFKFTFQTAANSVNTQIAQIIQQMLKKYGIQMSIKQLDFGTLLNNSENGNFQAMQLGWSGRVDPDQNIYSFMHTGGPLNSSQFSNKKVDQLLTQARTITSMPKRAELYAQISQIIHQQAPYAYLYHQDNIIAYSKKVQGFQYYADGLIRVANLSLS
- a CDS encoding ABC transporter permease, with protein sequence MNYVAKRLITVIPVLFILSILVFGLIHLIPGGPAQAVLGQEATPSALAALRAQLGLNQPVPIQYTTWLWHALHGNLGTSLVNGEPVTLLIMQRLPETLELAIGTIVVAVLVSFPFGIMAAVYRGKWADTAALFASTIGIAVPPFWLGLVLLILFTVKWHLFPSSGYVPIWDNVGQNLRVMLLPIVATGVREAGVLMRMLRSSLLDILDADFIRTARAKGLRGWAVIVGHALQNALIPVITTGGLEIAALLGGLVITEQMFSLPGFGTLLIQSIFSRDYTTVQGAALFVAVGVVLVNVVVDIFYGIADPRMRLGKGA
- a CDS encoding ABC transporter permease, whose protein sequence is MAIASNPASNPQTLPPSGGKVTRTSRWFRKMWRNRSLVLGGAIVAVILISAVFAPLLTPYSPTEQNYTEILQPMSAHHWLGTDPVGRDILSRILIGARTSMEVSFGAVAIGMLVGIPVGLFSGFYGGFMDNWVIMRVVDALQAFPFLILALVLAAMLGPGIGNAMFAIAIGYLPIFIRITRGQVIAEMNKDYVEAAKMVGASPMRIMFKHILRNVTTPLIVQGTIAMASGIVAEASLSYLGLGPKPPTASWGTMIQTAQGYMSQAPWFGLIPGFAIVIAVLGFNMLGEGLQDLWNPRNRNR